The segment TGAAACAGGAGTTGTGTTGAAtttgagaaacagaaaaagaaacaaaaaaaaatttagtcGATATGGACTGCTCTGGATTATTCACACTCTACGCAGTGTATAGTTATAATAACAGTTTGATTGTgtagttttatttcaaagacaaacaaaaactaccaGACGGTCATTTGTAGATATCTAAGGTGTGTCCGGAGCGGAAGTCTCAGGACCACACTGGTTAAAGTCTATTTGCTCTCccgctccatttttttttccagttgtgTTTCTCATAACGGGTTATGAGCTCATTAAGAAACGAGTCCcagcatgcccccccccccccccccccccccccccccccccacaccccggCAGGCTGAGAGGAGGGAGGCTCACACTGGGTGACCCAACAGGCGCTCAGTCAAGTCAAGAATGAGGAAAAGCGGGTAAGTGTTGAAGCAGTCCGGACCAGGTTGGGACCAGACATGGGGCCGTTTCCAAGCCGTCTGATCATCCTGTTTTCATTCCTCCTGTCCACAGCAGAGGTCTTCGGTAagatgtgttttcttctttttgttctaattgttgttatttatttatttatttatttcatctttgGCAGCTTTGAAAACTTTCACCTGTTCAGGCAGGAGAGAAGGTGGTGGGAGGGTGTTTCCATGTGAGGCATCGCTGTCGGgagtctatttttattttcgaTACATGAGCTGAAGTTTTTAGATATAATAATCGCCATTAATAATAATTGGCCGTTGGTTGACGTGAATGCGGAGGCGTTGTGCTGCTCGTAATTGAGGCAACTCCGGAGCTTTTCGCCTCCTTTCCTTATAAGGGAGTGGAGACTGTTTCTTAGTCCGACACGGGctgggccccccccccccggcggGCCCCCGGAGCCTCACAGTCACATCCATCACTATCAGCACATCACCAACaacaaatttcatttattcatatcaCTTTATGGTTCCGTAGTTATAATAACAACTTCGTTTatttgtatataaataaataaaagaaatagagCTTATCTTCATGCCTGTAGCTTCCCATTGGGCTGCTGAAGGTGAAGAGTCATTGTGTGGTGTTTTCAAGTCTTTCCAAATCCTAATCCatcaggtttgtgtgtttactttcaGTGGGGATTTGAAGATAGTTGATCTGAGTGCTTCTGTGGTCTGTAGCCTGTTTTCATGTCCATTCTTATACACAGATTGCTGATTATTGCTCATATTACTCAAATTAACTGAGGAACAGCAGTTTGCTTAGAGCTCCTGTGCTTAACATAAGTGAACCACACCCATAGACCACATTTGATCACATAATATAGgaagtttgatttttttttttttattgatatgtCAACTTCCAGAGGTTTGGTGCAGTTTGCCAACATTGTATAATGATGAAAAGGAAGCATAATGAGGACCAGCAATATCTTTGTAATGGAGACTTCTTCAAATGGTTACAACTTTAAAACTGTTTGAACAGCAATGTTTTGAAAGATTGAACCTGACAGCAATGGCATCATGGTTCATgatgattgtgttgtgttgatcaATTTCTTAAtaaatgcagtcagcagtttTGTGTGTAACACTTCagaggaaccaaaaaaaaaaaaaaggaaatgcacgTGTTGACAGGTTCAAACATCTGCACATCGCGAGGAGTTACCACTTGTCAGCAGTGCTTGGCTGTTCACCCCAGCTGTGCCTGGTGCTCTCAGGAGgtaaaaatacaacacacatatacaaaatgTCTTTCTAGACCCTTCTAACCATTTATCGCTCTGCACAGCAAGTTGTAACACAAACCAAATTTTCGCAACCACATTTTCTTGTTGCTGCTTGTTCATGTTCTGAGCAGACCTCTTGCACATCGAAGTGATACCCAAgtgaagaaacaggaaaagctcttgccatttattttctgtaatgtAATGGTGCTTAAGTATCTTAAATGATTAATAGATTGGATGTGGTTGTTAAAAGGAGTTGGGGAAGGGGGGATCCAGTGTGTCCCGCTGCGACCTGAAGCAGAACCTGCTGGATGGCGGTTGTAGCACGACATCTTTGGAGTTTCCCTCCAGCATGTTGACTATTCAGGAGGATGCCCCACTTAGCGACAAGGCCTCGGGCACAGCTGATGTCACCCAGATAAAGCCTCAGAAACTTCACATGGTACTACGACCAGGTACTGTTGGACTATCAGACGTTGTTGAACTAATGGCTAGATGAGGtggtttaaaacaaatgtttacagTGTATTAAtaatcagcattttattttttctacgAAAAGGTCATGGAGCACTTATTCCTCTGCAATGCCTCCCACTCAGGTGATTCCAAACGTTTCACCGTGTCAGTGAAACAGGTGGAAGATTACCCAGTGGACCTCTACTATCTGATGGATCTGTCCTTTTCAATGAAGGATGACTTGGCTCAACTTCGCACTCTTGGCCACGAACTCGCCACGACCATGGGCCGCGCCACAAGCAAGCTCCGCATGGGCTTCGGAGCTTTTGTGGACAAGACCACATCCCCTTACAAGTACACCTATCCTCCAGAGGCAGTCAAGAACCCTTGCTATGGGTAAGCGTGGACGTTTTGCTTGATGATATGcctgaggaggaaaaggagctGAGATGGAGGTTTTCTAATCTGTCCTGCCATTAACTCCTTGACGTTTCATCCACCTTTGCAGAATAGATCAACAATGCCTGGCTCAGTTTGGGTTCAAACACGTGCTAGCCCTGACAGACAAGGTAGCACGCTTCACTGAGGAGGTGGGGAAGCAGCAGGTGTCTAGAAATAGAGATGCTCCAGAGGGTGGATTTGATGCTATCATGCAAGCTGTGGTGTGCCAGGTAGAAATTGCATTTACATTGAGATACATGTGTCTGAACATCCAGGCTGTTCTCTCCTTCATTTACTTGAACTTTTTGTCCTCATCTATCATCATTAGGATAAAATTGGCTGGCGTCCAGATGCTTCCCACCTACTGGTGTTCACCACTGATGCCAAAACTCACATTGCGCTGGATGGACGTATAGCAGGCATTGTGCAGCCCAATGATGGAAAGTGTCACCTTGATGACGACAACATTTACAACCAATCCACTGTGCTGGTAAAGGCAGAAATGTATGCAATTTAGCTGTGGTTTTCAATAGATATTCAAACTGCGGGTCCAACTCCACTTGCTGTTTCTTTCAGGACTATCCCTCCTTGGCACTCATCACtgagaaaatgtctgaaaacaacaTCAACTTAATTTTTGCTGTGACGAATTACGTGGTGCCACTTTACAAGGTGAATAAGCTGTGTTGCTCGTTCATTTTAGATATCAATGTGCAAAATTTCAAAAACTCATCCTGCTTGTCTGCATCTTCTCAGGAGTACAGTAAACTCATCCCAGGAACAACAGTGGGCACACTGTCTTCCGACTCTGGGAATGTCATTCAGCTCATTGAAGAGGCTTATGCGGTaaagattttcagttttcaagacaaaacaggaaaacatacaaatttaAGTTATTCATTCCGTCTGTGTAATACAGCTAACTGTAAGTTTGATTGATAACTTTATGTTGAGCAGAAAATTCGTTCAAAAGTAGAGCTGGAGTTGCTGGGAGTCCCGGAGGAGCTTAATCTATCCTTTAATGCAACTTGCCTGAAAGGAGAAGTCATCCAGGGACTCAAGTCCTGTTCTGGCCTCAAGATCGGAGATACGGTATGTGATGCCGATGATTTCCCACATCTACACCACATACACAGATTATCACTGAGACATGCCCTCCGCTTCAGGTGTCATTCAGCGTGGAGGCTCAGTTACGTGGCTGCCCTAAAGAGAAGAACCGTACTTTCACCATCAAACCTCTTGGCTTCAAGGATTCCCTGAAGGTTACAGTGGACTTTGCCTGCAGTTGCAACTGTGAGACAATGGCAGAACCCAACAGCCCCCTTTGTAGCAACGGCAACGGGACCTATGAGTGTGGCGTGTGCCAGTGTCACCAGGGTCGTCTAGGTCCTCGATGTGAGTGCTCAGTGGAGGACTACAGCCCATCTGATGACGCAAACTGCATCCCAAAGTCAGATGGCCTGATCTGCAATGGGAGAGGCG is part of the Echeneis naucrates chromosome 8, fEcheNa1.1, whole genome shotgun sequence genome and harbors:
- the LOC115047140 gene encoding integrin beta-3-like; the protein is MGPFPSRLIILFSFLLSTAEVFGSNICTSRGVTTCQQCLAVHPSCAWCSQEELGKGGSSVSRCDLKQNLLDGGCSTTSLEFPSSMLTIQEDAPLSDKASGTADVTQIKPQKLHMVLRPGDSKRFTVSVKQVEDYPVDLYYLMDLSFSMKDDLAQLRTLGHELATTMGRATSKLRMGFGAFVDKTTSPYKYTYPPEAVKNPCYGIDQQCLAQFGFKHVLALTDKVARFTEEVGKQQVSRNRDAPEGGFDAIMQAVVCQDKIGWRPDASHLLVFTTDAKTHIALDGRIAGIVQPNDGKCHLDDDNIYNQSTVLDYPSLALITEKMSENNINLIFAVTNYVVPLYKEYSKLIPGTTVGTLSSDSGNVIQLIEEAYAKIRSKVELELLGVPEELNLSFNATCLKGEVIQGLKSCSGLKIGDTVSFSVEAQLRGCPKEKNRTFTIKPLGFKDSLKVTVDFACSCNCETMAEPNSPLCSNGNGTYECGVCQCHQGRLGPRCECSVEDYSPSDDANCIPKSDGLICNGRGDCLCGQCSCHANEFGQVWGKYCECDDFNCLRFRGALCSDHGKCSCGFCQCDAGWKGENCNCTTRTDTCMSSVGLLCNGRGTCECGVCQCTQPGAYGSTCEKCPTCPDSCTIKKKCVECQHFKRGQYIEDNSCSRICKNEIVVVDEIVFHDRNAVNCSYKDENDCVVHFQYYEDESGKSILFVLKEPECPEGPDILVVLLAVAGAILLLGLVGLLIWKLLVTIHDRREFAKFEEERAKAKWDTANNPLYKGATSTFTNIAYRGN